A window from Vidua macroura isolate BioBank_ID:100142 chromosome 20, ASM2450914v1, whole genome shotgun sequence encodes these proteins:
- the MRPS23 gene encoding 28S ribosomal protein S23, mitochondrial, which produces MAATAGSRTHKIGSVFSRTRNLVRIGLLEKPPWLDVYAAFPPLREPVFRVPRPRYRSRDRVAAVLYREDTVRARFYKVYGNGPKPFELTRLNFKSTCQRFVEKYNELKEEGKIEEEKLFEETGKALLASGILLQRRGVDKVAQQGAGSRDPALQPQLQAVLEELQEKRKDGEQQPPELAGTHKEHPCPS; this is translated from the exons aTGGCCGCCACGGCCGGGAGCCGCACGCACAAGATCGGCAGCGTGTTCAGCCg GACGCGGAACCTGGTGCGCATCGGGCTGCTGGAGAAGCCGCCGTGGCTGGACGTGTacgccgcgttcccgccgctGCGGGAGCCCGTGTTCCGCGTGCCGCGGCCGCGCTACCGGAGCCGCGACCGCGTCGCCGCCGTGCTCTACCGGGAGGACACCGTGAGGGC GAGGTTTTACAAAGTTTATGGCAACGGCCCCAAACCTTTCGAGCTGACACGGTTAAACTTCAAATCTACTTGCCAGAG GTTTGTTGAGAAGTACAATGAActgaaggaagaagggaaaattgAAGAGGAGAAATTGTttgaagaaacaggaaaagccCTTTTAGCCAGTGGGATCCTTTTACAGAGAAGAGGAGTAGATAAA GTGGCCCAGCAGGGTGCTGGATCCAGGGATCCTGCcttgcagccccagctccaggctgtgctggaggagctgcaggagaagaggaaggacggggagcagcagccaccagagctggcagggacacacaaggagcacccctgtccctcctga